The Roseovarius sp. EL26 genome contains the following window.
ACCTCAGCCGCCTCAGTGCGGATCGCATCCATGTCATCACCCAGCACTTCGGTGGCGGGGATGACGGGCACGCCGGCCTCAACCGCTACACGGCGGGCGCTGGCCTTGTCGCCTAGGGCGCGCATGGTTTCGGCTTTGGGGCCGATGAAGGTGATGCCATTCGCAGCACAGGCATCAACAAAATCGGGGTTTTCTGAAAGCAGGCCATAACCGGGGTGAATGGCATCTGCGCCGCATTCCTTGGCGACGCGAATGATCTCATCAATCGACAGATAGGCCGCCACTGGTCCCATGCCTTCGCCGATGCGATAAGCTTCGTCCGATTTGAACCGGTGCAGGCTGAGCTTGTCCTCTTCAGCAAATACCGCAACCGTTCGTTTGCCCAGTTCGTTGGCAGCACGCATAATGCGAATTGCGATCTCACCGCGGTTGGCAACCAGTATCTTGCTGAATTCACCCATTGAAAGCTCTCCTTAGATGGCATCTATTTTGCATGCGCAGCATTTTTATCGCCGCATTGCAGCGCATAGTGCTTTATGTTGTAAATTTTGCAAGTGTTTCATGCAATCTCGATGCGAAGTAGAGTCGTACATTCGCGACATTTTCGAATTTTTGTGAAAATCGCCTAAGAAAATTAACGTAAGGGTAGGTTTGGTGAACTATTCTTTCGTGAAGGTGTGGCGGGTTTGGTTTTAAGTATGATTTTACCGCGCAGCTTCAGCGATTTCGGGCCTCAAAAGGCGTGCGAATCCCCAATTGCCCCATATTGGCCAGCAGATCTTCACGCAGAATATGGGCCAGATGTGCGGGGCCTTTTGGTCCAAGGGCGGCAAGTGCGTAGTGCCAACCTCGCCCCAGCATCACGAAGTCGGCCCCAAGAGTGAGGGCGCGCAGAACATCCAGCCCGCTTTCGATGCCACCGTCCAGAATGAGTGGCAGTTTGGTTGCCGTACGAATCTTAGGCAAAACGTTGATTGGGGCAGGGGCGGCGTCAAATTGACGGCCACCATGATTGCTGATCCAGATGGCATCGACGCCTTCTGCCTCAAATGGTTTGGCATCTTCGGCACGTAAAACACCCTTAATGATCAAGTGTCCGCCCCACAGATCACGCACAGTCCGCAGATAATCCCAATCCGGCGCGGTTCGCATCATGTATCCTGCATGTTGGTTGGATGGTTGGCCTGAAACATCGGGCAGATAGTCATCGATCATTCGCATTCGGGGCATTCCCTGACGTGCCATACCAAGTGCCCAGGTTGGACATCTGGCAATCTGAGTCAATAAGCGTGGGGTCAAACGCGGTGGTGTGGTCAGGCCGGAACGTTGCTGGCGTTCACGCCGACTGGCCACAGGAATATCGACGGTCATGACCAATGCGGAAAACCCCGCCGACTCAGCGCGCAGAAGCATGTCTTTAAGAACGTCCTGATCGCGCGGAGGATATAGCTGGAACCATGCTT
Protein-coding sequences here:
- a CDS encoding alpha-hydroxy acid oxidase; the protein is MDLNARYPALSDLRARARKRLPHFVWEFLDSGTGLDAAKARNRASFDAIELTPAILRGELKYSTGTSFLGHDYALPVGIAPVGMSGLIWPDAERILARAATQANIPYTLSTVASQTPEDVSDVIDDKAWFQLYPPRDQDVLKDMLLRAESAGFSALVMTVDIPVASRRERQQRSGLTTPPRLTPRLLTQIARCPTWALGMARQGMPRMRMIDDYLPDVSGQPSNQHAGYMMRTAPDWDYLRTVRDLWGGHLIIKGVLRAEDAKPFEAEGVDAIWISNHGGRQFDAAPAPINVLPKIRTATKLPLILDGGIESGLDVLRALTLGADFVMLGRGWHYALAALGPKGPAHLAHILREDLLANMGQLGIRTPFEARNR